One genomic window of Paraburkholderia phytofirmans PsJN includes the following:
- a CDS encoding GatB/YqeY domain-containing protein produces MSLKDRINDDMKAAMRARETERLGTVRLLLAAIKQREVDERITLDDTAITAVIDKMIKQRKDSISQFEAAGRTDLADKEKAELAILSAYMPEQMSEAEIVAEVQAAVAQTGAAGPQDMGKVMGVLKPKLAGRADMTAVSAQVKAALAK; encoded by the coding sequence ATGAGTCTCAAGGACCGGATCAACGACGATATGAAGGCCGCCATGCGGGCACGTGAGACCGAGCGCCTCGGCACGGTCCGCCTGCTGCTCGCCGCGATCAAGCAGCGCGAAGTCGACGAGCGCATCACGCTCGACGACACCGCGATCACCGCTGTCATCGACAAGATGATCAAACAGCGCAAGGACTCGATTAGCCAGTTCGAAGCCGCCGGCCGCACCGATCTGGCCGACAAGGAAAAGGCCGAGCTGGCGATCTTGTCTGCCTATATGCCGGAGCAGATGTCCGAGGCGGAGATCGTTGCCGAAGTCCAGGCCGCGGTGGCGCAAACCGGCGCGGCCGGACCGCAGGACATGGGCAAGGTCATGGGCGTGCTCAAGCCGAAGCTGGCCGGCCGCGCCGACATGACCGCTGTTTCAGCGCAAGTCAAAGCCGCGCTCGCGAAGTAA
- the rpsU gene encoding 30S ribosomal protein S21 yields the protein MTTIRVKDNEPFEVAMRRFKRTMEKSGLLTELRAREFYEKPTTERKRKKASAVKRHFKRLRSQMLPKKFY from the coding sequence ATGACGACCATCCGCGTAAAAGACAACGAGCCGTTTGAAGTTGCCATGCGCCGGTTCAAGCGCACCATGGAGAAAAGCGGCTTGCTGACGGAACTTCGCGCTCGCGAGTTTTACGAAAAACCTACGACCGAGCGCAAGCGTAAGAAGGCGTCTGCGGTGAAGCGTCATTTCAAGCGTCTGCGTAGCCAGATGCTGCCAAAGAAGTTCTACTGA
- a CDS encoding BaiN/RdsA family NAD(P)/FAD-dependent oxidoreductase, with protein sequence MESFDIAVIGAGAAGMMCAAVAGQLGRRVVLIDHSQRLAEKIRISGGGRCNFTNLYAGPANYLSANPHFCRSALARYTPRDFMALLKRHHVTWHEKHKGQLFCDQSSDAVINVLKNECDAGRVVWRTPLAVEQVRQDPEGHFTLDTQAGPIVARALVVATGGLSIPKIGATDFAYRLAKQFGHKLIDTHPALVPLTFAAADWEPFAALSGVSLEVQLATGNKKTGAEFNEDLLLTHRGVSGPGVLQISSYWQPGEPIHINLLPEQDATTALLEAKTGTKRQIANLLSEWVPQRLAHVWLETHQISADARVADLPDKTLRRVGEALSRWTLTPNGTEGYRKAEVTRGGIDTRDLSSSTMMSARAPGLYFIGEAVDVTGWLGGYNFQWAWASGVAAGEAAAEYARGA encoded by the coding sequence ATGGAATCCTTCGATATAGCAGTGATCGGCGCAGGCGCGGCCGGCATGATGTGCGCGGCGGTGGCCGGGCAACTCGGCCGTCGCGTGGTGCTGATCGACCACTCGCAGCGTCTCGCGGAGAAAATCCGCATCTCCGGCGGCGGCCGCTGCAACTTCACGAATCTGTATGCCGGTCCGGCTAATTACTTGTCGGCCAATCCGCATTTTTGCCGCTCGGCGCTCGCGCGCTATACACCGCGCGATTTCATGGCGCTCCTCAAGCGTCATCATGTGACCTGGCACGAGAAGCACAAAGGCCAGCTCTTCTGCGACCAGTCGAGCGACGCGGTCATCAATGTGCTGAAGAACGAGTGCGACGCGGGCCGCGTGGTGTGGCGTACGCCGCTTGCGGTCGAGCAGGTGCGCCAGGATCCAGAAGGGCACTTCACGCTGGATACGCAGGCCGGGCCGATCGTCGCGCGTGCGCTGGTGGTCGCGACCGGCGGCCTGTCGATTCCGAAGATCGGCGCCACCGATTTCGCCTACCGGCTTGCCAAGCAGTTCGGTCACAAGCTGATCGACACGCACCCGGCGCTGGTCCCGCTGACTTTCGCAGCCGCCGACTGGGAGCCGTTCGCGGCGCTATCCGGCGTCTCGCTGGAAGTGCAACTGGCGACCGGCAACAAAAAGACCGGCGCCGAATTCAACGAAGACCTGCTGCTCACTCACCGCGGTGTTTCCGGCCCAGGGGTGCTGCAGATTTCGAGCTACTGGCAGCCCGGCGAGCCGATTCACATCAACTTGCTGCCGGAGCAGGACGCCACGACCGCCTTGCTGGAAGCGAAGACCGGCACGAAGCGGCAGATCGCCAATCTGTTGTCGGAATGGGTCCCGCAGCGGCTCGCCCATGTCTGGCTGGAAACCCATCAGATTTCCGCCGATGCCCGCGTGGCCGATTTGCCGGACAAAACCCTGCGCCGCGTCGGCGAAGCGCTGTCGCGCTGGACGCTCACGCCCAACGGGACGGAAGGCTATCGAAAAGCCGAAGTGACGCGCGGCGGCATCGACACGCGCGACCTGTCGTCATCGACGATGATGAGCGCACGCGCGCCGGGCTTGTACTTCATCGGCGAAGCCGTCGACGTAACCGGCTGGCTTGGCGGCTACAATTTTCAGTGGGCATGGGCGTCGGGCGTGGCGGCCGGCGAGGCGGCTGCGGAGTACGCCAGAGGGGCTTGA
- the tsaD gene encoding tRNA (adenosine(37)-N6)-threonylcarbamoyltransferase complex transferase subunit TsaD — protein MLVLGIESSCDETGLALYDTERGLLAHALHSQIAMHREYGGVVPELASRDHIRRALPLLEEVMERAGAARGDIDAIAYTQGPGLAGALLVGASVANSLAMAWDKPTIGIHHLEGHLLSPLLVDEPPPFPFVALLVSGGHTQLMRVTDVGVYETLGETLDDAAGEAFDKTAKLLGLGYPGGPEVSRMAEFGTPGAVVLPRPMLHSGDLDFSFSGLKTAVLTHAKKLGGANICEQAKADLARGFVDAAVDVLAAKSLAALKKTELNRLVVAGGVGANRQLREALSAAAKKRNFYVHYPDLSLCTDNGAMIALAGALRLQRWPDQSGKDYAFTVRPRWDLTSLAR, from the coding sequence ATGCTCGTTCTCGGCATCGAAAGCTCCTGCGACGAAACCGGTCTCGCGCTCTACGACACGGAGCGCGGCCTGCTCGCGCACGCGCTGCATTCGCAAATTGCGATGCATCGGGAGTACGGCGGCGTGGTGCCGGAACTGGCGTCGCGCGATCACATCCGGCGCGCGCTGCCGCTGCTCGAAGAGGTGATGGAACGCGCCGGCGCGGCCCGTGGCGACATCGACGCGATCGCCTACACGCAAGGCCCTGGTCTCGCGGGCGCGCTGCTGGTCGGCGCGAGCGTCGCCAACTCGCTGGCCATGGCGTGGGACAAGCCGACCATCGGCATTCATCACCTTGAAGGGCATTTGCTGTCGCCGCTGCTGGTGGATGAGCCACCGCCGTTCCCGTTTGTCGCGCTACTGGTATCCGGTGGGCACACGCAGTTGATGCGTGTCACGGACGTGGGCGTCTACGAGACGCTCGGCGAAACGCTGGACGACGCCGCCGGCGAAGCGTTCGACAAAACCGCCAAACTGTTAGGCCTGGGTTACCCGGGCGGCCCGGAAGTCTCGCGCATGGCCGAATTCGGCACGCCGGGCGCGGTGGTCCTGCCGCGTCCCATGCTGCATTCCGGCGACCTCGATTTCAGCTTCAGCGGCTTGAAGACCGCTGTTCTCACGCACGCCAAGAAGCTCGGCGGCGCCAATATCTGCGAGCAGGCGAAAGCCGATCTGGCGCGCGGTTTCGTCGACGCGGCAGTCGACGTTCTGGCTGCGAAGTCGCTGGCCGCGCTCAAGAAGACCGAGCTCAACCGGTTGGTCGTCGCGGGCGGTGTCGGCGCAAACCGGCAGTTGCGCGAAGCGCTGTCCGCTGCCGCCAAGAAGCGCAATTTCTACGTGCACTACCCGGACCTGTCGCTGTGCACGGACAACGGCGCGATGATCGCGCTGGCCGGCGCGTTGCGACTGCAGCGCTGGCCGGATCAGTCGGGCAAGGACTACGCGTTCACGGTGAGGCCGCGCTGGGATCTGACATCCCTCGCACGCTGA
- the folE2 gene encoding GTP cyclohydrolase FolE2 → MNQMNPAFVMPDVQSTPDTRQIPIQRVGVKAVRHPLTVRTQSGEVQPTVGTWNLDVHLPADQKGTHMSRFVALLEENKAPLEPATFRTMLAAMLEKLEAEAGRIEVSFPYFVNKTAPVSGVQSLLDYEVTLTGETRNGATRLFLQVLVPVTSLCPCSKKISQYGAHNQRSHVTINTELAGDVAVEELIRIAEEEASCELWGLLKRPDEKFVTERAYENPKFVEDLVRDVAQRLNADERVVAYVLEAENFESIHNHSAYAVIERDKRAA, encoded by the coding sequence ATGAATCAGATGAATCCCGCCTTTGTGATGCCCGACGTGCAAAGCACGCCCGACACCCGTCAGATCCCGATTCAACGGGTCGGCGTGAAGGCCGTGCGCCATCCGCTGACGGTGCGCACGCAAAGCGGCGAGGTGCAGCCGACGGTCGGCACGTGGAACCTCGACGTGCATCTGCCGGCTGACCAGAAGGGCACGCACATGTCGCGTTTCGTCGCGTTGCTCGAAGAGAACAAGGCGCCGCTGGAGCCGGCCACGTTCCGCACCATGCTCGCCGCGATGCTCGAAAAGCTCGAGGCCGAGGCCGGCCGCATCGAGGTGTCGTTCCCGTACTTCGTGAACAAGACCGCGCCGGTGTCGGGCGTGCAAAGCCTGCTTGACTACGAAGTCACGCTGACGGGCGAGACTCGCAACGGTGCGACGCGTCTGTTCCTGCAAGTGCTTGTGCCGGTGACGAGCCTGTGCCCGTGTTCGAAGAAGATCTCGCAGTACGGCGCGCATAACCAGCGCTCGCACGTCACGATCAACACCGAACTGGCGGGCGATGTGGCCGTGGAAGAACTGATCCGTATCGCCGAAGAAGAAGCCTCGTGCGAACTGTGGGGCTTGCTCAAGCGCCCGGACGAGAAGTTCGTCACCGAGCGCGCTTATGAAAATCCGAAGTTCGTCGAAGACCTCGTGCGCGATGTTGCGCAGCGTTTGAACGCGGATGAGCGGGTCGTCGCCTACGTGCTGGAAGCCGAGAACTTCGAGTCGATTCACAATCACAGCGCGTACGCGGTGATCGAGCGGGATAAGCGGGCGGCCTGA
- the dxs gene encoding 1-deoxy-D-xylulose-5-phosphate synthase: MYDLLKTIDDPAALRRLDRRQLQPLADELRAFVLDSVSQTGGHLSSNLGTVELTIALHYVFDTPRDRIVWDVGHQTYPHKILTGRRDQMHTLRQLGGISGFPKRDESEYDTFGTAHSSTSISAALGMAIASKLQGDNRTGIAVIGDGAMTAGMAFEAMNNAGVEDDVPLLVILNDNDMSISPPVGALNRHLARLMSGRFYAAARAGVERVLRVAPPMLDLARKLEEHAKGMIVPATLFEEFGFNYIGPIDGHDLDSLIPTLQNIKELRGPQFLHVVTKKGQGYKLAEADPVLYHGPGKFNPAEGIKPATTPSKKTYTQVFGEWLCDAAELDARVVGITPAMREGSGMVEFEKRFPDRYFDVGIAEQHAVTFAGGLAAEGMKPVVAIYSTFLQRAYDQLIHDVALQNLPVVFAIDRAGLVGADGATHAGAYDLAFLRCIPNMTVMAASDENECRQMLYTALQQPNPTAVRYPRGAGTGVATVKQMAALPLGKGEIRRETSQPAGKRIAILAFGTMVAPSLAAAEQLDATVANMRFVKPLDAALVRQLAETHDAIVTIEEGCVMGGAGSACVEALLESGVMRPVLQLGLPDRFIDHGDPAKLLAACGLDAAGITKSIRERFLSSGAVGGQSSVKRVA; this comes from the coding sequence ATGTACGACTTGCTGAAAACCATTGACGACCCGGCAGCCTTGCGCCGCCTCGATCGCCGCCAATTGCAACCGCTTGCCGACGAGTTGCGTGCCTTCGTGCTCGACAGCGTATCGCAGACGGGCGGCCATCTTTCGTCCAACCTCGGCACGGTCGAGTTGACCATTGCTCTGCACTATGTGTTCGACACGCCGCGCGACCGGATCGTCTGGGACGTCGGCCATCAAACCTATCCGCACAAGATCCTGACGGGCCGCCGCGACCAGATGCACACGCTGCGTCAACTCGGCGGCATCTCGGGCTTCCCGAAGCGTGACGAGTCGGAATACGACACGTTCGGCACGGCGCACTCCAGCACGTCGATTTCCGCCGCGCTCGGCATGGCGATCGCGAGCAAGCTGCAGGGCGACAACCGCACGGGCATCGCCGTGATCGGCGACGGTGCAATGACGGCCGGTATGGCGTTCGAGGCGATGAACAACGCCGGCGTCGAAGACGACGTGCCGTTGCTGGTCATCCTGAACGATAACGACATGTCGATTTCGCCGCCGGTCGGCGCGCTGAATCGCCATTTGGCGCGCCTGATGTCGGGCCGCTTCTACGCCGCCGCGCGTGCCGGTGTTGAACGCGTGCTGCGCGTCGCGCCGCCTATGCTCGATCTCGCCCGCAAGCTCGAAGAGCACGCCAAGGGCATGATCGTGCCAGCCACGCTGTTTGAAGAGTTCGGCTTCAACTACATCGGCCCGATCGACGGTCACGATCTCGATTCGCTGATCCCGACGCTGCAGAACATCAAGGAACTGCGCGGTCCGCAATTCCTGCACGTCGTGACGAAGAAAGGCCAAGGCTACAAGCTGGCCGAAGCCGATCCGGTGCTGTATCACGGGCCGGGCAAGTTCAATCCGGCTGAAGGCATCAAGCCGGCCACCACGCCGTCGAAGAAGACCTATACGCAGGTGTTCGGCGAATGGTTGTGCGACGCGGCCGAGCTGGATGCACGTGTGGTCGGCATCACGCCGGCCATGCGCGAAGGCTCGGGCATGGTGGAGTTCGAGAAGCGCTTCCCGGACCGTTACTTCGACGTCGGTATCGCCGAGCAACATGCGGTGACGTTCGCCGGCGGTTTGGCCGCGGAAGGCATGAAGCCGGTGGTCGCGATCTACTCGACCTTCCTGCAACGCGCCTACGATCAGCTGATTCACGACGTCGCGCTGCAGAACCTGCCGGTGGTGTTCGCGATCGACCGGGCGGGTCTGGTCGGCGCGGACGGCGCAACGCACGCGGGTGCTTACGACCTGGCGTTCCTGCGCTGCATCCCGAACATGACGGTGATGGCCGCCTCGGACGAAAACGAATGCCGCCAGATGCTGTACACGGCATTGCAACAGCCGAACCCGACGGCGGTGCGTTATCCGCGCGGCGCCGGCACGGGCGTCGCCACGGTCAAGCAGATGGCGGCGCTGCCGCTCGGCAAGGGTGAGATTCGTCGCGAAACGTCGCAGCCGGCCGGCAAGCGTATTGCGATTCTGGCGTTTGGCACGATGGTCGCGCCGTCGCTGGCAGCCGCCGAGCAACTGGACGCGACGGTTGCCAACATGCGCTTCGTGAAGCCGCTCGACGCCGCTCTGGTCCGTCAGCTGGCCGAAACGCACGACGCTATCGTCACAATCGAAGAAGGCTGCGTGATGGGCGGCGCGGGTTCGGCTTGCGTCGAAGCCCTGCTTGAAAGTGGGGTTATGCGACCCGTACTACAATTGGGCCTTCCCGATCGGTTCATCGATCATGGGGACCCGGCCAAGCTGCTCGCCGCGTGTGGTCTCGACGCCGCGGGTATCACCAAGTCGATCCGCGAGCGCTTCCTGTCGAGCGGCGCGGTCGGCGGTCAGTCGTCGGTGAAGCGCGTCGCGTAA
- a CDS encoding polyprenyl synthetase family protein, which produces MTFEQWMRSVLERVETALEYYLPTEATEPATLHEAMRYAVLGGGKRVRPLLCHAAGELTGARAECLDAAAAALEMIHVYSLVHDDMPCMDDDALRRGKPTVHVKYDEATALLVGDALQSQAFVSLTSDVLAPAQQAALVRELALASGSIGMCGGQAIDLASVGHTLTRTQLETMHRMKTGALLRAAVRMGALAGETPDADAMRSLDAYSAAVGLAFQVVDDILDVTTDSATLGKTAGKDAKDGKPTYVSIIGLDASRALAAQLRSDAHAALAPFGARAQRLAELADLVVNRVS; this is translated from the coding sequence ATGACATTCGAACAATGGATGCGCTCGGTACTGGAGCGCGTCGAAACGGCACTGGAATATTACCTGCCGACCGAGGCAACCGAGCCCGCCACGCTGCATGAAGCCATGCGCTACGCGGTGCTGGGCGGCGGCAAGCGGGTTCGCCCGCTCTTGTGCCACGCGGCCGGCGAGCTGACCGGCGCGCGCGCCGAGTGCCTCGACGCGGCGGCTGCTGCGCTGGAGATGATCCATGTGTACTCGCTCGTCCACGACGACATGCCGTGCATGGACGACGATGCACTGCGTCGCGGCAAGCCTACCGTACACGTCAAATATGACGAAGCGACGGCACTGCTGGTTGGCGACGCGCTGCAATCGCAGGCGTTCGTTTCGCTGACGTCGGACGTTCTGGCCCCGGCGCAGCAGGCCGCGCTGGTGCGCGAACTGGCGCTGGCGAGCGGCTCGATCGGCATGTGCGGCGGGCAGGCCATCGATCTGGCTAGCGTCGGCCATACGCTGACACGCACGCAATTGGAAACCATGCACCGCATGAAGACCGGCGCCTTGCTGCGCGCCGCAGTGCGCATGGGTGCACTGGCGGGCGAAACGCCGGACGCGGACGCCATGCGTTCGCTCGACGCGTATTCGGCCGCTGTCGGCCTCGCGTTTCAGGTCGTCGACGATATTCTCGACGTCACGACCGATTCGGCGACGCTCGGCAAAACGGCAGGTAAAGACGCGAAGGACGGCAAGCCGACCTACGTGTCGATTATTGGGCTCGACGCATCGCGCGCGCTCGCGGCGCAGTTGCGCAGCGACGCTCACGCCGCGCTGGCGCCGTTCGGCGCACGCGCGCAGCGTCTTGCCGAATTGGCCGACCTGGTGGTGAACCGGGTTAGCTGA
- a CDS encoding exodeoxyribonuclease VII small subunit, translating to MAKTASKDTAATPAEGVDSTPLPENYEAAQAELEGLVARMESGNLSLEESLTAYRRGAALVAFCQQQLEKVEQQVRVLDGETLKPLPMNTAGTAATESGDDL from the coding sequence ATGGCGAAGACCGCATCGAAAGATACTGCTGCCACGCCAGCCGAAGGCGTCGACAGCACGCCGCTGCCCGAGAATTACGAGGCCGCCCAGGCGGAGCTGGAAGGGTTGGTTGCCCGCATGGAAAGCGGCAACCTGAGCCTCGAGGAGTCGCTAACCGCCTATCGGCGCGGCGCCGCCCTTGTGGCGTTCTGCCAGCAACAGCTCGAGAAGGTCGAGCAGCAGGTGCGCGTGCTCGACGGCGAGACGCTCAAGCCGCTGCCCATGAATACCGCAGGCACAGCCGCTACTGAAAGCGGGGACGACCTATGA
- a CDS encoding aromatic ring-hydroxylating oxygenase subunit alpha produces MSNLSNALQLRSVHSQLPVTAYFDEALLTREIETLFKKGPRYIGHDLMVPEAGNYFALPSESEGRVLVRNQQSQVELLSNVCRHRQAIMLNGRGQTENIVCPLHRWTYDLNGQLLGAPHFADNPCLNLGATSLQNWQGLLFEAQGRDVARDLARLGTKQHFDFSGFMFDHVEVHECNYNWKTFIEVYLEDYHVAPFHPGLGSFVNCDDLTWEFGEWYSVQTVGVHKDLEQPGSPTYRKWHDEVLRFRGGNPPEFGAIWMVYYPGIMIEWYPHVLVVSWLIPRGPQKTTNVVEFYYPEEIALFEREFVEAERAAYMETAREDDEIAERMDAGRRVLMNRGESQVGPYQSPMEDGMQHFHEFLRRELGTI; encoded by the coding sequence ATGTCCAATCTGAGCAATGCATTGCAGTTGCGGTCTGTCCACAGCCAGCTGCCAGTCACGGCTTACTTTGACGAAGCGCTTCTAACGCGCGAAATCGAAACCCTTTTCAAGAAAGGTCCTCGCTACATCGGCCACGATCTCATGGTGCCCGAGGCGGGGAATTATTTTGCTTTGCCGAGTGAGAGCGAAGGGCGTGTGCTCGTCCGTAACCAGCAGTCTCAAGTCGAACTGCTGTCGAACGTGTGCCGCCACCGGCAAGCCATCATGCTCAACGGCCGCGGCCAGACGGAGAACATCGTCTGCCCCCTGCATCGCTGGACTTACGACCTGAACGGCCAGCTTCTCGGTGCGCCCCATTTTGCGGACAACCCCTGCCTGAATCTCGGCGCCACGTCGCTGCAGAACTGGCAAGGCCTGCTGTTCGAAGCGCAGGGGCGCGACGTCGCGCGCGATCTGGCGCGGCTCGGCACCAAGCAACACTTCGATTTTTCGGGCTTCATGTTCGACCACGTCGAAGTGCACGAGTGCAACTACAACTGGAAGACCTTTATCGAGGTCTATCTGGAGGACTATCACGTCGCGCCGTTCCATCCGGGCCTCGGCAGTTTCGTCAATTGCGACGACCTGACGTGGGAGTTCGGTGAGTGGTACAGCGTCCAGACAGTCGGCGTGCACAAGGATCTGGAGCAGCCGGGCAGTCCCACTTACCGCAAGTGGCATGACGAAGTACTGCGCTTTCGCGGCGGCAATCCGCCCGAATTCGGCGCGATCTGGATGGTGTACTACCCGGGCATCATGATCGAGTGGTATCCGCACGTGCTTGTGGTGTCGTGGCTGATTCCGCGTGGTCCGCAGAAAACCACCAATGTGGTGGAGTTCTATTACCCTGAGGAAATCGCGCTGTTCGAGCGTGAGTTCGTCGAAGCCGAGCGCGCCGCCTACATGGAAACGGCCCGCGAAGACGACGAGATCGCCGAACGCATGGACGCCGGCCGTCGCGTGCTGATGAATCGCGGCGAATCGCAGGTCGGCCCGTATCAAAGCCCGATGGAAGACGGCATGCAGCACTTCCACGAATTCTTGCGGCGCGAACTCGGTACGATCTGA
- a CDS encoding sulfurtransferase — translation MPHTHYTTLISATNLAERLAAAPGSVFVIDCRFDLADTEAGEKAYLAGHLPGAHYLHLDRDLSGPKNGQNGRHPLPDRARLVETLESRGLKQGQQVVAYDAQGGMYAARAWWLLRWLGHDAVALLDGGLQAWEAGGHPLTQDVPAQNTGDFKAGAPLSVTVDAQTVERNLGSKERVVVDARAADRYRGENETLDRVGGHIPGALNRFFKDNLTADGRFKPAHTLREEYHALLADTPPEHVVLQCGSGVTACVNALAMEVAGLHGAALYPGSWSEWSSDPKRPIATGANP, via the coding sequence ATGCCACACACTCACTACACCACTCTGATTTCCGCGACCAATCTCGCGGAACGGCTTGCCGCCGCGCCGGGCAGCGTGTTCGTCATCGATTGCCGATTCGATCTGGCCGACACGGAAGCAGGCGAAAAAGCCTATCTGGCCGGGCATCTGCCGGGCGCGCACTACCTGCATCTGGACCGTGATCTGTCGGGGCCAAAGAACGGTCAAAACGGCCGCCATCCGCTGCCGGATCGTGCGCGGCTGGTGGAGACGCTCGAGTCGCGCGGCCTGAAGCAGGGCCAGCAAGTCGTCGCCTATGACGCGCAAGGCGGCATGTACGCCGCCCGTGCATGGTGGCTGCTGCGCTGGCTCGGTCACGACGCGGTCGCGCTGCTCGACGGCGGACTGCAGGCGTGGGAAGCCGGCGGCCATCCGCTGACGCAGGACGTGCCGGCCCAGAACACGGGCGACTTCAAGGCAGGCGCTCCGCTGTCCGTTACTGTCGATGCACAAACGGTCGAGCGCAATCTGGGCTCGAAAGAGCGCGTGGTGGTGGACGCGCGCGCGGCCGATCGTTATCGCGGCGAGAACGAGACACTGGACCGTGTCGGCGGCCACATTCCGGGCGCACTCAATCGCTTCTTTAAAGACAACCTCACCGCCGACGGCCGCTTCAAGCCGGCTCATACGTTGCGCGAGGAATACCACGCGCTGCTTGCCGACACGCCGCCGGAGCACGTGGTCCTGCAATGCGGCTCGGGTGTGACGGCTTGCGTGAACGCCCTGGCGATGGAAGTCGCCGGCCTGCACGGCGCGGCGTTGTATCCGGGCTCGTGGAGCGAGTGGAGTTCGGACCCAAAACGGCCTATTGCAACGGGCGCGAATCCTTGA
- a CDS encoding dienelactone hydrolase family protein, with translation MLKPDIDSLVPHVPFDRRTFIKAALGTGFAAAVLPVSAQTIHTDSDGLEAGEVAVRSGDTLVPAYRAQPKGKTHLPVIIVVHEIFGVHEHIADVCRRFAKEGYLAIAPNLYERQGDPTVFTSMQQLNEQLVSKVPDEQVMNDLDATAAWAGEHGGDLNRLGVNGFCWGGRIAWLYAEHNPGLKAGVAWYGRVTGAKNAMMPANPLDQVAQLHAPMLGLYGLQDQSIPQGSLEQMKQAIAQGPQAGRGSQFVVYNDAGHAFFADYRPSYKKADAEDGWRRALAWFKQHGVAELAT, from the coding sequence ATGCTGAAACCCGACATCGACAGCCTGGTCCCGCACGTCCCCTTCGACCGGCGTACTTTCATCAAGGCCGCGCTCGGCACCGGCTTCGCCGCCGCTGTGCTGCCCGTCTCGGCGCAAACCATTCATACCGATAGCGACGGCCTCGAAGCTGGCGAAGTAGCGGTGCGCTCCGGCGACACCCTGGTGCCGGCCTATCGCGCCCAGCCGAAAGGCAAGACACACTTGCCGGTGATCATCGTCGTGCACGAGATTTTCGGCGTGCACGAACATATCGCCGACGTGTGCCGGCGTTTCGCCAAAGAGGGTTATCTTGCGATCGCACCGAATCTGTATGAACGGCAGGGCGATCCAACCGTTTTTACGAGCATGCAGCAACTCAACGAGCAACTGGTCAGCAAAGTGCCGGACGAACAGGTGATGAACGATCTCGACGCGACCGCTGCCTGGGCTGGCGAGCATGGCGGCGATCTGAACCGGCTGGGAGTGAACGGTTTCTGCTGGGGCGGGCGGATAGCGTGGCTGTACGCCGAACACAACCCGGGCCTGAAGGCGGGAGTTGCCTGGTATGGGCGGGTAACAGGCGCAAAGAACGCGATGATGCCGGCAAATCCGCTCGATCAGGTGGCGCAGCTTCATGCGCCGATGCTGGGGCTATACGGATTGCAGGATCAGAGCATCCCGCAGGGCTCGCTCGAGCAGATGAAGCAGGCTATCGCGCAAGGTCCGCAAGCGGGGCGGGGTTCGCAATTCGTCGTGTATAACGATGCGGGTCACGCGTTTTTCGCGGACTACCGGCCGAGCTACAAGAAGGCCGACGCGGAAGACGGCTGGCGCCGTGCGCTGGCGTGGTTCAAACAGCATGGGGTGGCTGAGCTTGCGACTTGA